In one Terriglobia bacterium genomic region, the following are encoded:
- a CDS encoding carboxypeptidase regulatory-like domain-containing protein, giving the protein MPGAQAKATNTQTGVALTTTTDETGFFKFNLIAAGDYKIEVSAKGFSTAVQKDVAVTAGQDTGLSAIKLAVGDITSSVEVTATAPMIESTQAQVTNTFSGLALSQFAGVQENQGLDNLALFVPGVVSTRDNSFSNANGGTGFSSNGLRGRNNDQEIDGQNNNDNSVAGPALFVSDPEFVQQYVIITNNFGPEYGRNAGSVVNLITKSGGNAWHGSIYGNENNSVLNTLTSGQKNASPPLTKPPRANDEFSGFTIGGPVVKNKMFFFGGFDNQLVSTSSLFNTGSVTPTPAGLATLAGCFPTGASANAIAALAKFGPYGISAGVPTPGNITTTDLTGCSGVEIGTVSRLLPTPAHIFNWITREDLQLGNNTITGRYLFGRTNFFNLNDNGAAGYVINVPALSQAALISWTRNFTTHMVNEARVSFDRLNVEFGGSSIGTEPTTGNLLNAVTNVAFLDGATLGFGPNPAFPQGRVVNTWQGQDNWNYLLGRHQLKAGVNYTYQQSPTIFLPGVNGNYNYASLDAYVHNVPSVVFITQGNPELGLKEHDTFLYLGDDWKVRQNLMLNLGLTWTYVGQPINQLNDLTVKNETGPNPLFDPTLPLAVRTSPRIASFKNGFGPSAGFAYSPQWGGFLTGNGKTVIRGGYRLSYDPAFFNILLNNYGGAPNVLSTALVPTPTTLAQLQLPAVATGPNVRALVGPLVPVGQLDPRTLGEATVSNDFRPDRVQSWSFGFERSLTKNAAFEARYVGNHATDLFQSVNANPMVGSAANPGLAQFFPNLLPPGTTACADATAVGFGRVNCDQGIVLQRNNGGYSDYNALQLNFRANNLFRQLTLNTAYAFSKTTDNVSEIFNTFGGGNTVSLAQNPFNTTTAEHGLSGVDIPHQFTINFVEQLPFFRDQHGFAGHLLGGWAISGDYIWNSGQNYTPFMAVFANLTAAGDFYDQGFLNNFNAGGLGVARPFLGNASAPVNTVGIFAGDACLLFGGGCALPATQLVSLNALNANNPAVVSVTKDQVHFIANTGVAQTVFGTPFGNVPRNALRDAPSNFLNLSVYKRVKLGEHVAFEFHTTFLNALNHANFLGVNPFVENAGNPNFGNVFATPSKDIDLFNGGTDGIPGSTLAAARRIYFGGKITF; this is encoded by the coding sequence ATACCTGGAGCCCAGGCTAAGGCCACGAATACGCAAACTGGGGTCGCGCTCACTACTACCACGGATGAAACCGGGTTCTTCAAGTTCAACCTGATTGCCGCGGGAGACTACAAGATTGAAGTGTCCGCCAAAGGCTTCAGTACGGCCGTGCAGAAAGACGTTGCCGTGACGGCCGGACAGGACACCGGATTGAGTGCAATCAAGCTTGCCGTCGGTGACATCACCAGTTCGGTGGAAGTCACGGCGACCGCGCCGATGATTGAGTCCACGCAGGCGCAGGTTACCAACACGTTCAGCGGTCTGGCGCTGAGCCAGTTCGCCGGCGTCCAGGAAAACCAGGGTCTGGACAACCTGGCTTTGTTTGTTCCCGGCGTTGTGTCCACGCGTGACAACAGCTTTTCCAATGCCAACGGTGGCACTGGATTCTCTTCGAACGGGTTGCGCGGCCGGAATAACGACCAGGAAATTGACGGTCAGAACAACAATGACAACAGCGTGGCTGGCCCGGCGTTGTTTGTCAGCGATCCGGAGTTCGTCCAGCAGTACGTGATCATTACCAATAATTTTGGCCCGGAATACGGCCGCAACGCCGGTTCGGTGGTGAATCTGATCACTAAGAGCGGCGGGAATGCGTGGCACGGCAGCATTTACGGCAACGAGAACAACTCCGTCCTCAACACTCTGACCAGCGGGCAAAAGAACGCTTCGCCTCCGCTGACCAAGCCGCCGCGCGCCAACGACGAATTCAGCGGTTTCACCATTGGCGGCCCGGTGGTGAAGAACAAGATGTTCTTCTTCGGCGGATTTGACAATCAACTGGTTTCCACCAGCAGTTTGTTCAACACCGGCAGCGTTACCCCCACACCCGCCGGGTTGGCCACGCTGGCGGGTTGTTTCCCCACAGGGGCCAGCGCCAACGCAATCGCGGCGTTAGCCAAGTTTGGTCCGTACGGGATTTCCGCCGGCGTTCCAACCCCCGGCAACATCACCACCACGGACCTTACGGGATGTTCGGGGGTTGAGATCGGCACCGTGTCCCGCCTGCTGCCGACCCCCGCCCACATTTTCAACTGGATTACCCGGGAAGATTTGCAACTGGGCAATAACACCATCACCGGCCGTTATCTTTTCGGGCGGACGAACTTCTTCAACCTCAATGACAACGGCGCCGCGGGCTACGTGATTAACGTTCCAGCGCTAAGCCAGGCCGCTTTGATCAGCTGGACCCGCAACTTCACCACGCACATGGTCAACGAGGCGCGCGTTAGCTTTGATCGCCTCAACGTGGAGTTCGGCGGAAGCAGCATCGGTACCGAACCCACCACCGGCAATCTGCTGAACGCGGTGACCAACGTCGCCTTCCTGGACGGCGCGACCCTTGGCTTCGGCCCCAATCCCGCCTTTCCTCAGGGACGCGTGGTAAACACCTGGCAGGGTCAGGACAACTGGAATTATTTGCTTGGCCGGCATCAGCTGAAAGCGGGCGTAAACTATACCTACCAGCAGTCGCCCACCATCTTTTTGCCGGGCGTGAACGGAAACTACAACTACGCCAGCCTGGACGCCTATGTTCACAACGTTCCTTCCGTCGTGTTCATCACCCAGGGCAATCCGGAGCTTGGGCTGAAAGAGCATGACACGTTCCTGTACCTGGGCGACGACTGGAAAGTCCGCCAGAACCTGATGCTGAATCTGGGTCTCACCTGGACCTACGTTGGGCAGCCCATCAACCAGCTGAACGACCTGACCGTGAAAAACGAAACAGGTCCCAACCCTCTGTTCGATCCCACGCTGCCGCTGGCGGTGCGCACATCTCCCAGGATCGCCTCTTTCAAGAACGGTTTTGGGCCCAGCGCTGGCTTTGCCTACTCGCCGCAGTGGGGAGGCTTCCTCACCGGCAACGGCAAGACCGTGATTCGCGGCGGCTATCGCCTGTCTTACGATCCGGCGTTCTTCAACATCTTGCTTAACAACTATGGCGGCGCTCCTAACGTACTTTCCACCGCGCTGGTGCCGACCCCTACCACGCTGGCCCAGCTTCAACTCCCTGCGGTGGCCACCGGGCCGAACGTGCGGGCGCTGGTAGGTCCTCTGGTTCCGGTAGGACAACTGGATCCTCGTACTCTGGGTGAGGCGACGGTTTCCAACGACTTCAGACCGGACCGCGTGCAGAGCTGGAGTTTCGGGTTCGAGAGGTCCCTCACCAAGAACGCGGCGTTTGAGGCCCGTTATGTGGGCAACCATGCCACGGACCTCTTCCAGTCCGTAAACGCCAATCCCATGGTTGGCTCGGCCGCGAACCCCGGTCTGGCGCAGTTCTTTCCTAACCTGCTGCCGCCGGGAACAACGGCATGTGCCGATGCCACGGCGGTTGGATTTGGCCGCGTCAACTGCGATCAGGGAATCGTTTTGCAGCGCAACAACGGCGGTTACTCTGACTACAACGCCCTGCAGTTGAATTTCCGCGCCAACAACCTATTCAGGCAGCTGACTCTGAACACCGCTTACGCCTTCAGCAAGACCACGGACAACGTAAGCGAGATATTCAACACGTTCGGGGGCGGCAACACCGTTTCGCTGGCCCAGAACCCCTTCAACACCACCACCGCCGAGCATGGGCTCTCCGGGGTGGATATCCCGCACCAGTTCACCATCAACTTTGTGGAGCAGTTGCCTTTCTTCAGAGACCAGCACGGCTTTGCTGGACATCTGCTCGGTGGCTGGGCAATCTCCGGCGATTACATTTGGAACTCCGGACAGAACTACACCCCGTTCATGGCGGTGTTCGCCAACCTTACGGCTGCTGGTGATTTCTATGACCAGGGCTTCCTGAACAACTTCAACGCCGGCGGCCTGGGCGTGGCCCGTCCGTTCCTGGGCAACGCCAGCGCTCCGGTCAACACCGTGGGCATCTTCGCAGGCGATGCTTGCTTGCTCTTCGGCGGCGGCTGCGCGCTTCCGGCCACGCAATTGGTAAGCCTGAATGCGCTCAACGCCAACAACCCTGCGGTGGTCTCGGTGACCAAAGACCAGGTGCACTTCATCGCCAATACCGGAGTCGCCCAGACCGTATTTGGGACGCCGTTCGGAAACGTCCCGCGCAACGCTCTGCGTGATGCTCCCAGCAATTTCCTCAATCTCAGCGTCTATAAGCGCGTCAAGCTGGGTGAACATGTGGCCTTTGAGTTCCACACTACCTTCTTGAACGCTTTGAACCATGCCAACTTCCTGGGCGTGAATCCCTTTGTGGAGAATGCCGGCAACCCCAACTTTGGGAACGTTTTTGCCACCCCGAGCAAAGACATTGATCTCTTCAACGGCGGCACGGACGGCATTCCGGGCTCCACCCTGGCCGCGGCTCGTCGCATTTATTTTGGAGGAAAGATCACCTTCTAA
- the yidD gene encoding membrane protein insertion efficiency factor YidD produces the protein MLALLGLAAADSLRPPDRQITGRLFVGAVHGYQHFGRPLSRKFVACRYSPTCSEYSVEAVRKYGIRRGVLMSVKRLSSCTRAVPFGTVDPVP, from the coding sequence ATGCTGGCCCTGCTGGGGCTGGCGGCTGCGGATTCGCTACGTCCGCCGGACCGGCAAATAACCGGCAGGCTCTTTGTGGGGGCAGTCCACGGTTACCAGCACTTTGGACGGCCCCTTTCCAGGAAGTTTGTGGCCTGCCGCTACTCGCCCACATGCTCTGAGTATTCGGTGGAAGCCGTGCGCAAGTACGGCATCCGCCGGGGCGTCTTGATGTCCGTCAAACGCCTTTCCTCCTGCACGCGTGCGGTACCCTTCGGCACTGTTGATCCCGTGCCCTGA
- a CDS encoding PLDc N-terminal domain-containing protein, protein MHKLRGFLLVLPMLLLSQALWAQSNPDDAAAAAGCFGCGAFMIFIFIAILALNIALLVWVAKDAKNRGLDNAVLWMILVMFTGLIGLVIYILARPQGNLIQCASCNNKRLQASAKCPHCGNA, encoded by the coding sequence ATGCACAAATTGCGTGGGTTCTTGCTGGTTCTACCGATGCTTTTGCTGAGTCAGGCCCTCTGGGCACAGAGTAATCCTGACGACGCTGCCGCCGCAGCAGGCTGTTTTGGCTGCGGTGCGTTCATGATCTTCATCTTCATCGCCATTCTGGCGCTCAACATCGCACTACTGGTCTGGGTGGCGAAGGACGCCAAGAACCGCGGGCTGGACAATGCAGTCCTGTGGATGATCCTGGTGATGTTCACCGGCCTCATTGGATTGGTCATCTACATCCTTGCGCGGCCCCAGGGCAATCTGATTCAGTGTGCCAGTTGCAACAACAAGCGGCTGCAGGCGAGCGCCAAATGTCCGCATTGCGGGAACGCTTAA